A segment of the Candidatus Sumerlaea chitinivorans genome:
GCGTACGCTTGATGTAGCCCTGATGGGAGATGGTAATGACCATGTTTTCGTCGGCGATCAGGTCTTCAATCGTCAGCTCTGCTGATTCATCAAGAATCTCGGTGCGCCGCTCATCCCCGTACTTATCGCGAATCTCGAGGAGCTCGCGCCGCACAATTTTCCACACCTCACTCATGTCACCGAGAATTTTGCGATACATGGCGATCGCCGCGGTGAGCTGATCGCGCTCTTCGAGAAGTTTGTTTTTTTCGAGCTGCGTGAGGCGCGACAGCCGCATATCGAGGATCGCCTGAGCCTGTTCGGCGCTCAGAGGGACGGCCTCCTTCGCGTCGGGGTAGACAGGACGCAAAAGTTCGAGTGGCACCTTAAAGCGCGCCATCAACTGGGCTTTTGCTTCTTCGGGATTCGCGGCATTGCGAATGATTTTAACGACGGCATCAATGTTGTCCTGCACGACACACAGGCCGAGGACAATGTGGATACGCTTTTCGGCGCGGTCGAGCTCAAAACGGGTGCGCCGCACCACGACGTCGCGCCGATGGTTCAGGTAATGCTGAATCAAACGCGGCAGCGAAAGGTAGCGGGGACGGCCGTCCACAAGCGCCAGCATAATGACCCCGAACGTGGTCTGTAACTGAGTATGCTTATAGAGGTTGTTCATCACCACCTCGGGGACCTCGTCCTTGCGCAACTCTATCACAATCCGGATTCCATCGCGATCACTTTCGTCACGCAGGTCCGAGATTCCCGTCAGCTTCTTGTCGCGGATCAGATTTGCAATATCCTCTACGATACCCGCTTTGTTCACCTGAAACGGTAGTTCTGTGACGACGATAGCCGTGCGGCCGCCTTTAAGTTGCTCGACGCGCATGCGGGCACGGACGATGATCCGCCCACGGCCGGTTGAATAGGCATCCACAATCCCTTTCCGACCGTAAATGTAGGCACCGGTTGGGAAATCGGGGCCTTTCACGTGCTTCATGAGGTCGGCCACGGTGGCATTGGGATTATCAATCATCGTGACGCACGCATCAATGATCTCGCGCAGATTATGGGGAGGAATGTTGGTGGACATGCCGACCGCGATACCGCCGCTGCCGTTCACCAGCAGGTTGGGGAACGCACATGGTAGCACGGTGGGTTCCATCAGGGACCCATCATAGTTTGGGGCCCAATCCACCGTGTTCTTGTCGAGATCCTGTAGCAATAGCTCGGCAAATTTCGACAGACGCGCCTCGGTGTAACGCATGGCCGCAGGGGGGTCGTTGTCGATTGAGCCAAAATTCCCCTGTCCGTCAATGAGCGGATAGCGCATGGAGAAATCCTGCGCCATGCGAACCAACGTCTCGTAAATCGCTTGGTCGCCGTGGGGATGATAGTTTCCCATGACGGCGCCGACACTTTTCGCGGATTTTTCGTACTTGTGGGTCGAGGTAAACCCGAGATCGTACATCGCGTAGATAATGCGCCGGTGCACTGGCTTGAGGCCGTCCCGGACGTCAGGAAGGGCTCTGCCAATGATTACGCTCATCGCGTAATCGAGGTAAGACGTTTTCACCTCGTCCTCGATATTGTGTACGATCACCTGTTCGCGGGAATCTTGCATCAGTCGTTACGTCTCCACTTCGAATTCAGTTGTTGAGGTCCATTTTGGCGTTAGGGCTATGTAGGACAAGCTGTTTTTTTATTCAGGTTGCCGACTTCCTGCATAAAAAGTGACGGCTTTCTGTGCCGATTTTCTTTTGCAGTTTCATGGCAAGTCTTCATTCTCGGTTTTCATGATGAAAAGCAATGTGATTCACGCGGACATTGTGATTGCAGGCGGCGGATGCGGCGGTACAGCAGCGGCACTGCAGGCAGC
Coding sequences within it:
- a CDS encoding DNA gyrase subunit A — translated: MQDSREQVIVHNIEDEVKTSYLDYAMSVIIGRALPDVRDGLKPVHRRIIYAMYDLGFTSTHKYEKSAKSVGAVMGNYHPHGDQAIYETLVRMAQDFSMRYPLIDGQGNFGSIDNDPPAAMRYTEARLSKFAELLLQDLDKNTVDWAPNYDGSLMEPTVLPCAFPNLLVNGSGGIAVGMSTNIPPHNLREIIDACVTMIDNPNATVADLMKHVKGPDFPTGAYIYGRKGIVDAYSTGRGRIIVRARMRVEQLKGGRTAIVVTELPFQVNKAGIVEDIANLIRDKKLTGISDLRDESDRDGIRIVIELRKDEVPEVVMNNLYKHTQLQTTFGVIMLALVDGRPRYLSLPRLIQHYLNHRRDVVVRRTRFELDRAEKRIHIVLGLCVVQDNIDAVVKIIRNAANPEEAKAQLMARFKVPLELLRPVYPDAKEAVPLSAEQAQAILDMRLSRLTQLEKNKLLEERDQLTAAIAMYRKILGDMSEVWKIVRRELLEIRDKYGDERRTEILDESAELTIEDLIADENMVITISHQGYIKRTPTDQYRRQRRGGKGVTGAETKEEDWVEHLFIGTTHNYLMFFTDRGQAYWLKVYEIPQAGRAAKGRAVVNLLNLDPNEKICAVLPVRKFEEENYLIFATARGKVCKQSLSLYAHPRKTGIKAIKIAEGDTLVDVKLTNGQSEIILATRKGMAIRFHETTVRPMGRDTAGVCGITLRGNDEVIGLETPRPGATLLTVCENGYGKRSAIEDYRLTNRGGVGVINIKTTERNGLVVAVKEVIDDDELIVMTRQGVAIRVHVSDIRVISRNTQGVRIINLEAGDVVTGVARLAEKDDAEAEEGEQTSEADSSAADDSGDSEQ